The Candidatus Omnitrophota bacterium DNA segment AAATCTTTTTTTGGCGCCCGACTCGCTGGTTTTTCTCAGTGAAAATGAAGAGCGCCCTGCCGCGAGTTTTCTCGCCGGCAATATCAGCGCGGATGATGTCCGGATGGCCAGCCGCGGGGTGAAAGTGAGTCCCGTCGGTGGGGCTCAGTATAATATAAACACCTCGGCGGATAAGGACGTGCGTTTGAGCGTGCACCGGGGTGAGGTGGATGTCACCGCGCAGAAAAAAACGGTGAAAGTGAAAGAGGGCTTCAGGACTCTTGTGGCTTTTGATTCCGCCCCGGAAGCGCCCGTGCCTTTACCGGAAGCGATAAGTGATCTGAATAATCTGCGCGAACTTGAAGAGGGAGAAAAATATCATTTACAGATAGCTTCGGATGAAAAGTTCAAAGATATAATAAAAGACAAATATATCACGCGGTCGGCGGATGTGAAAGCGGCGCAGCATGCTCTTCCTCCGGGAGGTTATTATTTAAGGGCCGCGCTTCTCTCAGAAGACGGCTTTGAGAGCAAATGGAGCTCTTTTTATTATTTTGTGAGGGGGCCAGAGAGCAGGGATGCGATCAAAGTGGAAGCCATAACCGATATCGGCGACGGCAAGCTGGAGGTGAAGGGATCCTGTCCGGAAATAATAGATGTTGTTATAAACGGCCATCCCGGAAAAACGCTGCCGGGAGACAGGTTCGTATGCGTGTTCAGAGTGGGTGAGGCGGAGCTCTTCACTGTGTTCATCAAGACGGAGTCGGGGTTTTTGTCCAAGCGCTATAAGAGGTCTCCTTCCAATCTCTGGCTGCCGATAGACTGAATGAGAGGCGGATTATTGTCTGATGGCCTTATATTTGATAAAAAAAGGCTGTTGCGTATAAAAATCAGGAGGTGGTTTGTTTTTTGATTCTTTCAGACAGAATTCACGGGAAGGCCTCTGCTGTGTTGTTATTATCCTACTGGCGGGCTGTATTCCTCCGCCGGCGGGCCACAACTGGTATTATGTGAGGAGGGGTGACACGCTCTGGTCCATCGCGCGGAAAAATAAAACGGATTTTTTCTCCCTTGTAAATGCCAATGACATTCAAAATCCTTCGCGCATATATCCCGGCATGAAGTTGAAGGTGCCCGCGGAGGAGAGCGCTGTTTCCGCCAAGAGTCCCGCCGCGTCAAAAAAGCGGCAAAGGGCGTCAAAACCCGCTCAGAGTGCGGATGTTTCCTTTTCCTGGCCGGTCAAAGGCAAGATTGTGGAGCATTTCGGCAAAATCGATCTTGTCCGCTCGCTGGGTATTGTGATAAAAGCGGATTCGCCGGCTGTTAAGGCATCAGCGTCAGGGATAGTCTCTTTTTGCGGCGAAGCGGGGAATTTCGGCGACACCGTTATAATAAAGCACGCGGGCGGTTATCACAGTGTTTACGCTTATCTTGACAGTGTGTCTGTAAAGACCGGCGATACTGTCGCCTCCGGCGCTCTGGTAGGCAATTGCGGCAGCAGTAAAAAACACGGCGGCAGAGTGCTTTATTTTGAGATACGTTTCGGCACGGAAGCTTATGACCCGATGATGTATCTGAACTGAATTATGGAAAAAATTGATTCCGTTAAAATCTACCTCAAGGAAATAGGGGACATCCCCCTGCTTGGTGAAGACGAACTCTCGAAGCTGGTAATACTTTCCCGCACGGGAAATGTCTGGGCGAAACAAAAACTCATAGAGTCGAATCTGAGGCTGGTGGTGTCTATAGCGAAAAAATATCTTCACAGTCAGAAGGTGCTCAGCCTCCTGGATCTTATAGGCGAGGGCACGCTCGGCCTTATGAGGGCGATAGAGAAATACAAGCCCGAATACGGCTACAGATTTTCAACATACGCTTACTGGTGGGTGAAGCAATCCATACAAAAGGCCCTGATGAATCAGATGAAAATGATCTATATCCCCACCTACACCGACACGCACATAAAACAGGCGCTGAAATTTGCGGGCAAGCTCAAGGCGAAACTGCACAGGAATCCGAGCGCTAAGGAACTTGCGAAAGAGATGCGCACATCCGAGGATAAAGTGGAGAAAATACTGGGCAATATTCAGGCATGGGAGAACATCATATCTCTTGATATGCCGATCGACGAGAACGAGGAGATATTCCTTAAAGACATAATCGTGTCGGAAGAAGGCCCGCCCGAGGATATAGCTTCCTGCAACGAAAGAAAAATTTTTCTCGTCAAAGCCCTCAAACGGCTTCTGCCTAGGGAGCAGGACATCCTGCGCTGCCGCAGCGGAATGCACGGCGGAAAGCCGGCCTCTTTGTCAATTCTGGCAAAAAAATATAGAATTACGAGGGAACGCGTGCGTCAGATCGAACGCCGCGCTCTGGAAAAAATGAAAAGTTACCTTCTTGAAGAGGGTGTGGAATTCTGATTTGTGAAAGGGGGATGTTAAATGACGGATCTTAAAAAGTTTATCAGGGGAGTGAAGGATTTTCCCATCAAGGGGATATACTTCTACGACATCACAACGCTTCTGAAAAACCCGACAGCTTTTTGCGCGGCGGTTGACGCCATGGCCTCGCATTACCGCGGCCGGAAAATAGACTATATCGCCTGTATAGAATCGCGCGGTTTTATCTTCGGCGCGGCGCTGGCCTATAAACTGAAAATCGGGATGGTCGTGATACGTAAAAAAGGCAAACTGCCGGCGAAAAAACTCTCAGTGCGTTACAAACTTGAATACGGGTTTGACAGCATAGAAGTGCATGAGGATGCCGTGGTCAAAAACAAAAGATACATCATCCTTGACGACCTTCTCGCCACCGGCGGCACGTCGCTTGCGGCATATAAGCTCCTTAAAAAGAAAAACGCCATAGTGGATTCTTTCGCGTTTCTTATCGAGCTGACCGGCTTGAACGGCAGAAAAAAACTCCCCCCCGGCCCGGAGCTTTTCACAATGCTCCAATACTGAATGGCCCTTATAGGTTTAATAGCGGGCGAAGGGAGTTTTCCGATCCTTGTCGCGGGTCACCTCAGGAAGCAGGGCTATGACCTGAAAATAGCGGCTATACAAAATCACGCGGACGGCAAA contains these protein-coding regions:
- a CDS encoding peptidoglycan DD-metalloendopeptidase family protein; amino-acid sequence: MFFDSFRQNSREGLCCVVIILLAGCIPPPAGHNWYYVRRGDTLWSIARKNKTDFFSLVNANDIQNPSRIYPGMKLKVPAEESAVSAKSPAASKKRQRASKPAQSADVSFSWPVKGKIVEHFGKIDLVRSLGIVIKADSPAVKASASGIVSFCGEAGNFGDTVIIKHAGGYHSVYAYLDSVSVKTGDTVASGALVGNCGSSKKHGGRVLYFEIRFGTEAYDPMMYLN
- a CDS encoding sigma-70 family RNA polymerase sigma factor — its product is MEKIDSVKIYLKEIGDIPLLGEDELSKLVILSRTGNVWAKQKLIESNLRLVVSIAKKYLHSQKVLSLLDLIGEGTLGLMRAIEKYKPEYGYRFSTYAYWWVKQSIQKALMNQMKMIYIPTYTDTHIKQALKFAGKLKAKLHRNPSAKELAKEMRTSEDKVEKILGNIQAWENIISLDMPIDENEEIFLKDIIVSEEGPPEDIASCNERKIFLVKALKRLLPREQDILRCRSGMHGGKPASLSILAKKYRITRERVRQIERRALEKMKSYLLEEGVEF
- a CDS encoding adenine phosphoribosyltransferase gives rise to the protein MTDLKKFIRGVKDFPIKGIYFYDITTLLKNPTAFCAAVDAMASHYRGRKIDYIACIESRGFIFGAALAYKLKIGMVVIRKKGKLPAKKLSVRYKLEYGFDSIEVHEDAVVKNKRYIILDDLLATGGTSLAAYKLLKKKNAIVDSFAFLIELTGLNGRKKLPPGPELFTMLQY